The sequence below is a genomic window from Actinomycetota bacterium.
GTCGATGCCGTAGTTGTGGCCGTAGCCGGAGGGGGCGCTGAAGCCGGCGATCAGGTCGGCCACCTGCTGGAGGCCGGTGACGATCGGGAACCAGCCGGCCCGGGCGGGGACGTCGTAGCCCTTGGGCCGTTCGGTCCATTCCGGGCGCCGCCAGAGCGCCTCCAGGGTCGCGTTGCCGACCGGGTCTGACGGGTGGTGCACGTAGAGGACGCGGGGCTGACGCCACGCCGGGTCGGGGCGCTCCAGGTCGGTGGGCTGGTTGGCGAACTGGACGGCGGTGCCGTTGCCGAAGACCGGCTTCCACACGGGAGAGCCCGGCTCCCGGGCGTCGGTGAGCTGGTCCCAGATGTGGTTGGACGCGGTCGGCCCGGTGAACAGGGCGCCGTCCGACCCGGCGACCAGTCTGCCGAGCGACGCCGCGGCGTCGCCGCCCCGGAACGCCGCCTCGGCGCCGAAGGAGCCGAGGCTCTCGCCGAAGACGATCAGCCGGGGGCGGCGCTCGGCCGGGAGCTGGGACCAGCGGCGGTGGACGCGCTGGTACAGGGCGGTCCCGGCCTCGGCCGCCTCGTCCCGGTCGACCAGGAACGAGATCCAGCTGGGCAGGTAGGAGTACTGCAGGCCGGCCAGGGCGGTGTCGCCGCCGTGCAGGTACTCGATCGAGTCGGCGGCGTCGGGGTCGATCCAGCCGGTGCCGGTGGCGGTGACCACGACCAGGACCTCCCGCTCGAAGGCGCCGGTCCGCTCCAGCTCCCGGACCGCGAGCGCGGCCCGCTCGTCGGCCGAGCCGGCCGACCGCAACCCGGCGTAGACCCGGATCGGCTCCCGCACCTCGGCCTCCGGTCCGTGGAAGGCGCGCAGCTCGGCCAGGGTGGTCCCCCCGGCGACGAAGCTGCGGCCGTACTCGCCGAGCGTCGCCCACGGCGCCAGCGACGCCGGGCTGCCCGAGGCGGCGGGCGTGGTCGGGGCCACGACCCCGGCGGCGGTGGTGGTGTCGAAGGCCGCGAAGCGGCGGTTGGCCCAGTCGAGGAACCCGTCGGCGACGACGTCACGGGTCACGAACACCCCAGCGGCCACGAACACCGCCGCGGTGACCGCGTGGGCCACCAGGCGGGGCAGCCGGCGCGCCAGCAGCCGGTCGAACGCCACGATCCCGTG
It includes:
- a CDS encoding alpha/beta-hydrolase family protein is translated as MSQGTVRRLDDTDRERGTPHRGWLLRRPTFGGLAVALVFWWWSLQPSMLPRTPSAQGAVSGLSAAVGYLLGTLAGYGVAALLRRLGREPTRRAGRVAWLALGVVAVVVVAAGLGQWTGWQNQQRDLVDMEHLSPSVVAPMAGVTLAVFVVLFLLGRLVGHGIVAFDRLLARRLPRLVAHAVTAAVFVAAGVFVTRDVVADGFLDWANRRFAAFDTTTAAGVVAPTTPAASGSPASLAPWATLGEYGRSFVAGGTTLAELRAFHGPEAEVREPIRVYAGLRSAGSADERAALAVRELERTGAFEREVLVVVTATGTGWIDPDAADSIEYLHGGDTALAGLQYSYLPSWISFLVDRDEAAEAGTALYQRVHRRWSQLPAERRPRLIVFGESLGSFGAEAAFRGGDAAASLGRLVAGSDGALFTGPTASNHIWDQLTDAREPGSPVWKPVFGNGTAVQFANQPTDLERPDPAWRQPRVLYVHHPSDPVGNATLEALWRRPEWTERPKGYDVPARAGWFPIVTGLQQVADLIAGFSAPSGYGHNYGIDFAAGWAAVAPPDGWTTADTVRLQRHLPDG